The Geotrypetes seraphini chromosome 8, aGeoSer1.1, whole genome shotgun sequence genome includes a region encoding these proteins:
- the LOC117364835 gene encoding C5a anaphylatoxin chemotactic receptor 1-like, translating into MNMDDEEYNSMYTFDENDTSSFTIASASSYAINLPLQILASLVLYTLVFLLGVPGNLLVIWITGFEMKKTVNTTWFLHLSIADLLCCLSLPFLAMQVILDQHWPLGILACKMIPPLTLLNMYMSVLLLAAISADRCALVMMPVWCQNNRTVLKATTVCISLWFLALLMTTPSFFFQSVYSPPLTDKKMCIVDYTKLNHHQSTVKISVVTHRFVLGFIVPFFTITICYGLLIFKIKSSRFSQSNKTLKIILIVIIGFFVCWFPYHVTAIILATQPPTSSLLESTRRANPIVVSLAYINSCINPIIYVFMGKDFKQKSKKNIKSILKNMLMEDTSQFTSESKKTHSMLVERHTETSI; encoded by the coding sequence ATGAATATGGATGATGAAGAATATAATAGTATGTATACTTTTGATGAGAATGATACCTCTTCCTTCACCATTGCATCTGCCTCATCCTATGCTATCAACTTACCTCTACAGATATTGGCAAGTCTCGTTCTCTACACTTTAGTTTTTCTTCTTGGAGTTCCTGGAAATCTGCTAGTCATTTGGATAACAGGCTTTGAAATGAAGAAGACTGTGAACACCACCTGGTTTCTGCATCTCTCCATCGCCGACCTGCTTTGCTGCCTGTCCTTGCCCTTCCTGGCCATGCAGGTGATTCTGGACCAACACTGGCCACTAGGCATTCTCGCTTGCAAGATGATCCCCCCCTTGACCCTGCTCAATATGTACATGAGCGTTCTCCTCCTGGCCGCCATTAGCGCTGATCGCTGTGCCCTAGTCATGATGCCTGTTTGGTGTCAGAACAACAGAACTGTTCTTAAGGCTACGACTGTGTGCATCAGCCTGTGGTTCCTGGCTCTCCTGATGACtacaccttctttctttttccaaagtgtttaCAGTCCTCCACTAACAGACAAAAAGATGTGTATCGTGGATTATACCAAGCTAAACCATCACCAAAGTACAGTGAAAATCTCTGTAGTCACCCACAGATTTGTGCTGGGTTTCATTGTGCCATTCTTTACGATCACAATTTGCTATGGACTACTGATCTTCAAGATCAAGAGCAGTCGTTTCTCACAGTCCAACAAGACCTTAAAGATTATTCTGATAGTCATCATTGGTTTCTTTGTGTGTTGGTTCCCCTATCATGTGACTGCAATAATACTAGCCACCCAGCCACCTACTTCAAGCCTTTTGGAGTCAACCCGTCGAGCAAACCCCATAGTGGTCAGCTTGGCTTACATCAACAGCTGCATCAATCCCATTATTTATGTTTTCATGGGAAAGGATTTCAAACAGAAATCCAAGAAGAACATCAAAAGCATCCTGAAGAACATGCTGATGGAAGACACAAGCCAATTCACCAGTGAAAGCAAAAAGACACATTCAATGCTGGTGGAAAGGCACACAGAAACAAGCATCTAA